Proteins from a single region of Pseudarthrobacter sp. NIBRBAC000502772:
- a CDS encoding bifunctional sugar phosphate isomerase/epimerase/4-hydroxyphenylpyruvate dioxygenase family protein, with product MRTGIATVCLSGTLKEKMQACAIAGFDGIEIFEQDLVTSPLTPEDVRKMAADLGLTLDLYQPFRDFDSVSEDLLAANLRRAEAKFKLMARLGMDTVLVCSNVATASIDSDDLRVEQLGQLAALAGDHGVKVAYEALAWGKYVNDYEHAHKLVEAVDHPNLGTCLDSFHILSRNWDTAPIEAFNPEKIFFVQVADAPKLSMDVLSWSRHYRVFPGEGQFELAKFMGHVVRAGYSGPVSLEIFNDVFRQSDVERTAVDAMRSLIWLEEQSAKWLDAASDRGTGTGAGGTQAPGRRRYPMELATLPQVAEPAGYNFAEVRAADTKGLETVLGRLGFEFTGRHRTKDVQLWSLGHARVIINEAAPAYGDDSTGDTSAGDASPAIAALGFDVASPVIAAARAQQLKAPAVPRKSQANEEVFQGFAAPDSTEIFLCQGTSDGTAAWTSEFGEGLEKPAAGPSAVIDHVNLAQPWQHFDEAVLFYTSALALEPQPFAEVPSPTGLVRSQVMATGDRAVRLVLNLAPLNQQRRTYQEHIAFAVDDLVATARDCKARGLEFLQVPANYYEDLDARFGLEPGFLDTLQELNLLYDRDADGEFLHFYTATVGSVFFEMVERRGAYDGYGAPNAPVRHAVQYDHLQHR from the coding sequence ATGCGCACCGGAATCGCTACGGTGTGCCTCTCCGGCACCCTCAAGGAAAAGATGCAGGCCTGCGCCATCGCCGGCTTTGACGGGATCGAAATCTTCGAGCAGGACCTGGTCACGTCGCCGCTCACGCCCGAGGACGTCCGCAAGATGGCGGCCGACCTTGGCCTCACGCTGGATCTTTACCAGCCGTTCCGCGACTTCGACAGCGTGTCCGAAGACCTCCTGGCCGCCAACCTCCGGCGTGCCGAAGCCAAATTCAAGCTCATGGCGCGGCTGGGCATGGACACCGTCCTGGTCTGCTCCAATGTGGCCACCGCCAGCATCGACAGCGACGACCTCCGGGTGGAGCAGCTCGGCCAGCTGGCTGCGCTGGCCGGGGACCATGGCGTCAAGGTGGCCTACGAGGCCCTGGCCTGGGGCAAGTACGTCAACGACTACGAGCACGCCCACAAGCTGGTGGAAGCCGTGGACCACCCCAACCTGGGCACCTGCCTGGATTCCTTCCACATCCTGTCCCGCAACTGGGACACCGCCCCCATCGAGGCCTTCAACCCGGAAAAGATCTTCTTCGTCCAGGTGGCGGACGCCCCCAAGCTCTCCATGGACGTCCTCTCCTGGAGCCGGCACTACCGGGTTTTCCCGGGCGAGGGCCAGTTCGAGCTCGCCAAGTTCATGGGCCACGTGGTCCGGGCGGGGTACAGCGGCCCGGTGTCGCTGGAAATCTTCAACGACGTCTTCCGCCAGTCGGATGTGGAGCGAACCGCCGTCGACGCCATGCGCTCGCTCATCTGGCTGGAGGAACAGAGCGCCAAGTGGCTGGACGCCGCTTCCGACCGTGGGACGGGCACTGGTGCCGGCGGCACCCAAGCTCCTGGCCGCCGTCGTTATCCCATGGAACTGGCCACGCTCCCGCAGGTAGCCGAACCGGCAGGCTACAACTTCGCCGAAGTCAGGGCCGCGGACACCAAAGGGCTGGAAACGGTCCTTGGGCGGCTGGGCTTCGAGTTCACCGGCCGGCACCGCACCAAGGACGTGCAGCTCTGGAGCCTGGGCCACGCCCGGGTGATCATCAACGAGGCCGCACCGGCATATGGGGACGATTCAACGGGGGACACGTCAGCGGGGGATGCGTCGCCCGCCATCGCCGCCCTTGGCTTTGACGTCGCCTCCCCGGTGATTGCCGCTGCCCGCGCCCAGCAGCTGAAGGCCCCCGCGGTCCCGCGCAAGAGCCAGGCCAACGAGGAAGTGTTCCAGGGCTTCGCCGCCCCGGATTCCACGGAGATCTTCCTGTGCCAGGGCACGTCCGACGGCACCGCGGCCTGGACCAGCGAATTCGGGGAGGGGCTGGAAAAGCCCGCCGCCGGACCCTCCGCCGTGATCGACCACGTCAACCTGGCGCAGCCGTGGCAGCATTTCGACGAGGCCGTCCTCTTCTACACCAGCGCCCTGGCCCTGGAGCCCCAGCCGTTCGCGGAGGTGCCCAGCCCCACCGGCCTGGTCCGCTCGCAGGTCATGGCCACCGGGGACCGCGCCGTGCGGCTGGTGCTGAACCTGGCGCCGCTGAACCAGCAGCGCAGGACCTACCAGGAACACATCGCCTTCGCCGTGGATGACCTGGTGGCCACCGCCAGGGACTGCAAGGCCCGCGGCCTGGAATTCCTACAGGTTCCGGCCAACTACTACGAGGACCTGGACGCACGTTTCGGACTGGAACCGGGCTTCCTGGACACGCTGCAGGAACTGAACCTGCTCTACGACCGGGACGCGGATGGCGAATTCCTCCACTTCTACACGGCCACCGTGGGCAGTGTGTTCTTCGAAATGGTGGAACGCCGCGGGGCCTACGACGGCTACGGCGCCCCCAACGCCCCCGTGCGCCACGCAGTCCAGTACGACCACCTGCAGCACCGGTAA
- a CDS encoding sialidase family protein, with protein sequence MATAENFVLAIGTKKGLWLATSQDRKQWSFSGPHFLMSEIPSIGIDTRDGRTRIMVGVRSEHWGPTVAHSDDLGATWTEPEQGAITFPEDTGAAVERIWQIYPDAESRPGVVWAGAEPISVWKSTDGGEHFELNRGLWDHPHRSDWGAGYGGAAAHSIVVNPAGDNVHVAMSTGGVYRSLDGGESWEPRNKGISAYFMPDPNPEFGQCVHKIAADAAVEGRLYAQNHHGVYRTDDNGENWNSIAEGLPADFGFVMLTHPRREGTAWVVPLKADGERIPPEGKLAVHRTDDAGATWKRLDTGLPKGEYNSVLRDAAGVDSSEPAGVYFGTRGGTVYASADEGETFAEVVSHLPDVLCVRAAVVSTAELPVPETAAVRGA encoded by the coding sequence ATGGCAACCGCAGAGAACTTTGTCTTAGCGATCGGGACCAAAAAGGGCCTCTGGCTGGCCACCAGCCAGGACCGGAAGCAATGGTCCTTCTCCGGCCCGCATTTCCTGATGAGCGAAATCCCCAGCATCGGGATCGACACACGGGACGGCCGTACCCGGATCATGGTGGGGGTCAGGTCCGAGCACTGGGGTCCCACTGTGGCCCATTCGGATGACCTCGGCGCCACCTGGACCGAACCTGAACAGGGCGCCATCACGTTTCCCGAAGACACCGGCGCGGCCGTGGAGCGCATCTGGCAGATCTACCCGGACGCAGAGTCGCGGCCAGGCGTGGTATGGGCAGGTGCCGAACCGATTTCGGTCTGGAAATCCACCGATGGTGGCGAGCATTTCGAACTTAACCGCGGACTATGGGATCACCCGCACCGCAGCGACTGGGGTGCGGGCTACGGCGGCGCCGCCGCCCACTCCATCGTGGTGAATCCGGCCGGGGACAACGTCCACGTCGCCATGAGCACCGGCGGTGTGTACCGCTCGCTCGACGGCGGTGAGTCCTGGGAACCCCGCAACAAGGGTATTTCGGCCTACTTCATGCCGGACCCCAATCCTGAGTTCGGCCAGTGCGTCCACAAGATCGCGGCGGATGCTGCGGTGGAAGGACGGCTGTACGCGCAGAACCATCACGGCGTCTACCGCACGGATGATAACGGCGAAAACTGGAACTCCATCGCCGAGGGACTTCCGGCCGACTTCGGTTTTGTGATGCTGACGCACCCGCGCCGGGAAGGAACCGCCTGGGTTGTGCCGCTCAAGGCCGACGGCGAGCGGATCCCGCCCGAAGGGAAGCTTGCCGTGCACCGAACGGACGATGCCGGGGCCACCTGGAAGCGCCTGGATACGGGCCTGCCCAAGGGGGAGTACAACAGCGTCCTCCGCGACGCCGCGGGCGTGGATTCATCCGAGCCGGCCGGTGTCTACTTCGGAACGCGCGGCGGCACCGTGTACGCCAGCGCGGATGAAGGGGAGACGTTTGCTGAGGTTGTCAGCCATCTCCCCGACGTCCTGTGTGTCCGCGCCGCCGTAGTCTCTACGGCTGAACTGCCGGTTCCGGAAACGGCGGCCGTCCGCGGTGCCTGA
- a CDS encoding ATP-dependent DNA ligase — MHLPVMPPVPPMLAKAVSGMPDGALSYEPKWDGFRSIIFRDGDELEIGSRNEKPMTRYFPELVEALKENLPPRCVLDGEIVLVGASGDRLDFDALQQRIHPAASRVKLLAEQTPAKFVAFDLLALGDDDYTGRPFAERRAALEKALAGSKAPVHLTAATQDKATAEQWFQQFEGAGLDGIVAKPLEGSYQPDKRVMFKVKHERTADCVVAGYRVHKSGPNAIGSLLLGLYKDDGGLASVGVIGAFPMKRRQELFEELQTLVTDFDGHPWAWAKQADGERTPRNAEGSRWSAGKDLSFVPLRPELVVEVRYDHMEGERFRHTAQFNRWRPDRDPESCTYEQLEEPVNFDLASVLETGRP, encoded by the coding sequence ATGCACCTTCCCGTGATGCCTCCCGTCCCGCCCATGCTCGCCAAGGCCGTCAGCGGAATGCCCGACGGGGCCCTCAGCTATGAGCCCAAGTGGGACGGGTTCCGGTCCATTATTTTCCGCGACGGCGATGAGCTGGAGATCGGCAGCCGCAACGAAAAGCCCATGACCAGGTATTTTCCTGAGCTCGTGGAAGCCCTGAAGGAAAACCTGCCGCCCCGCTGTGTGCTGGACGGCGAGATTGTCCTGGTGGGGGCCTCCGGTGACCGGCTCGATTTCGATGCCCTGCAGCAGCGCATCCATCCTGCCGCCAGCCGGGTCAAGCTCCTCGCCGAACAGACCCCCGCCAAGTTTGTGGCCTTTGACCTGCTGGCCCTGGGCGACGACGACTACACCGGCCGGCCCTTCGCCGAACGGCGGGCAGCGCTGGAAAAGGCGCTCGCGGGCAGCAAGGCTCCCGTCCACCTCACGGCGGCGACCCAGGACAAGGCCACCGCCGAGCAATGGTTCCAGCAGTTCGAAGGTGCAGGCCTGGACGGGATTGTGGCCAAGCCGCTGGAGGGGAGCTACCAGCCGGACAAACGCGTGATGTTCAAGGTCAAGCACGAACGCACGGCCGATTGTGTGGTGGCCGGCTACCGCGTGCACAAGAGCGGACCGAACGCTATCGGCTCATTGCTGCTGGGCCTGTACAAGGACGACGGCGGCCTGGCGAGCGTGGGCGTGATCGGCGCCTTCCCCATGAAGCGACGGCAGGAGCTGTTCGAGGAACTCCAGACGCTGGTCACGGACTTCGACGGTCACCCTTGGGCCTGGGCTAAGCAGGCGGACGGCGAACGGACGCCGCGCAACGCGGAGGGCAGCCGGTGGAGCGCGGGCAAGGATCTGTCTTTTGTGCCGCTCCGGCCCGAACTGGTGGTGGAGGTCCGGTACGACCACATGGAAGGTGAGCGCTTCCGGCATACCGCCCAGTTCAACCGCTGGCGGCCGGACCGGGACCCCGAATCCTGCACATACGAACAGTTGGAGGAGCCGGTGAACTTTGACCTGGCGTCGGTCCTGGAGACCGGCCGGCCGTAG
- the pcaH gene encoding protocatechuate 3,4-dioxygenase subunit beta, with translation METQQDLSAEINAMGDAYARALKDGAAAETQPRLDYAPYRSSILRHPTKSLHHADPETIELYSPAFGHQDVHALEADLTIQHNGEPQGERIIVAGKVLDGDGRPVAGQLVEIWQANAAGRYIHKRDQHPAPLDPNFTGVGRCITGPDGSYRFTTIKPGAYPWKNHINAWRPAHIHFSMFGTEFTQRIVTQMYFPGDQLFPLDPIYQSIVDQDARDRLVASYDHDLTEPEWALGYNWDIVLTGSKRTWTENEALGAAGDEE, from the coding sequence GTGGAGACACAGCAGGATCTCAGTGCCGAGATTAACGCCATGGGCGATGCCTACGCCCGGGCGCTCAAGGACGGTGCCGCGGCCGAAACGCAGCCCCGGCTGGACTACGCGCCATACCGCAGCAGCATCCTGCGGCACCCCACCAAAAGCCTGCACCACGCGGACCCGGAAACCATCGAGCTGTACTCGCCGGCGTTCGGCCACCAGGACGTGCACGCCCTGGAAGCGGACCTGACCATCCAGCACAACGGCGAACCCCAGGGCGAGCGGATCATCGTGGCCGGCAAGGTCCTGGACGGCGACGGCCGCCCCGTGGCCGGGCAGCTCGTGGAAATCTGGCAGGCCAACGCGGCCGGCCGCTACATCCACAAACGCGACCAGCACCCGGCGCCGCTGGACCCCAACTTCACCGGTGTGGGCCGCTGCATCACCGGCCCCGACGGCTCGTACCGGTTCACCACCATCAAGCCCGGCGCCTACCCGTGGAAGAACCACATCAACGCCTGGCGGCCGGCCCACATCCACTTCTCCATGTTCGGCACGGAGTTCACCCAACGGATCGTCACGCAGATGTACTTCCCCGGCGATCAGCTCTTCCCACTGGACCCCATCTACCAGTCCATCGTGGACCAGGACGCCCGCGACCGGCTGGTGGCCAGCTACGACCACGATCTCACTGAACCCGAGTGGGCACTGGGCTACAACTGGGACATCGTCCTCACCGGTTCCAAGCGGACCTGGACCGAAAACGAGGCGCTCGGCGCAGCAGGAGACGAGGAATAA
- a CDS encoding MoaD/ThiS family protein: MPDISVVLPSILQPLAGGQSILTAPADGTVTVGSLLDSVTGDYPVLARRLRDETGALRRYVNIYVAGDEVRRLQGLETEVSPGQEVLVIQSVAGG; the protein is encoded by the coding sequence GTGCCTGACATCAGCGTGGTACTACCCAGCATCCTCCAGCCGCTGGCCGGTGGCCAGTCCATCCTGACTGCGCCCGCCGACGGGACGGTGACGGTGGGAAGCCTGCTGGATTCGGTGACCGGGGATTACCCGGTGCTGGCCAGGCGGCTGCGGGACGAAACGGGGGCGCTTCGCCGGTACGTGAATATTTACGTTGCCGGTGACGAGGTGCGTCGGCTCCAGGGCCTGGAAACTGAGGTGTCGCCCGGCCAGGAGGTACTGGTCATCCAGTCGGTGGCCGGAGGTTAG
- a CDS encoding IclR family transcriptional regulator encodes MSVNQTTAPDDVAAEPKTPKGDRTDMVGKALGLLVLLGDEPRGASAAEISRRADLPFSTTYRLLGSLTRDGFVDYEPDGRRYHLGLRIFQLGQRVSNHHGFAGTALPVLRRVTEQTGEATILSVRDGHHHLTVNKVDGPQTFRVTSDPGHLGALHATAVGKALVAFAEDAEREALLEELELEPLTEHTITDRGAFRAEIEKVRRQGYAVMDEENENGMRAVAVPLLNSQGHAFASLATAVPVFRLSMEALLAHVPLLQDAAAELAARLPQR; translated from the coding sequence ATGAGTGTGAATCAAACCACAGCGCCCGATGACGTCGCCGCTGAGCCAAAGACGCCCAAGGGCGACCGCACGGACATGGTGGGCAAGGCCCTGGGCCTGCTGGTCCTCCTGGGAGACGAGCCGCGTGGCGCCAGCGCCGCGGAGATCTCGCGCCGCGCCGACCTCCCCTTCAGCACCACCTACCGCCTGCTGGGATCCCTGACGCGGGACGGATTTGTGGACTATGAGCCGGACGGCCGCCGCTACCATCTGGGCCTGCGGATCTTCCAGCTGGGCCAGCGGGTCTCCAACCATCACGGATTTGCCGGCACCGCGCTGCCGGTCCTGCGCCGCGTGACCGAGCAGACCGGGGAGGCCACCATCCTCAGCGTCCGCGACGGCCACCACCACCTGACAGTCAACAAGGTGGACGGCCCGCAAACCTTCCGCGTCACCAGCGACCCCGGGCATCTGGGCGCCCTGCACGCGACGGCCGTGGGCAAGGCGCTGGTGGCTTTTGCCGAGGACGCGGAGCGTGAAGCGCTGCTCGAGGAGCTCGAACTGGAACCCCTCACCGAGCACACCATCACCGACCGGGGCGCCTTCCGTGCCGAGATCGAGAAGGTGCGCCGGCAGGGATATGCCGTGATGGACGAGGAGAACGAGAACGGCATGCGCGCCGTGGCCGTGCCGCTGCTCAATTCCCAGGGCCATGCCTTCGCCTCCCTGGCAACCGCCGTTCCCGTCTTCCGCCTCAGCATGGAAGCCCTGTTGGCCCATGTGCCCCTGCTGCAGGATGCCGCGGCGGAGCTGGCCGCACGCTTGCCGCAGCGGTAA
- a CDS encoding MFS transporter translates to MSQTLPSAGQGTVAPAGTPKKAALASFLGSAVEYYDFFIFGSAAALIFPTVFFPDAGANAAVMSFATFGFAYVARPVGAVILGHFGDRVGRRKVLMFTLLLMGASTFLIGCLPDFNTVGWWAPALLVLARLCQGLSAAGEQAGASSMTLEHAPDNRRSFFTSWTLTGTQGGQILAALVFIPVLALPDEIKYGIGWRVPFWLSAVVVLVAFFIRRTLHEPPAFEEAQKTAQISKLPVADLLKDHWRDVLRVVCCAFIAAVSTVFGTLAISYAKTVAGVDGTTTLWLVVGANLVALGTQPLFGKLADRIGRKPVFIYGAVASAILTPVFLLSLESGSIPLMFLAAIGFFSCGYAASNAVWPSFYAEMFSTKVRFSGLAIGTQLGFLMAGFAPAIVAAMGGIKPGGWVQISVFTAIICGISAISALTAKETFNVPTKQLGLK, encoded by the coding sequence ATGAGCCAGACACTTCCGTCCGCGGGGCAGGGCACCGTTGCCCCGGCCGGGACGCCAAAGAAGGCAGCCCTCGCCAGCTTCCTGGGCAGCGCCGTCGAATACTACGACTTCTTCATCTTCGGCTCCGCCGCCGCCCTGATCTTCCCCACAGTGTTCTTCCCGGACGCCGGAGCCAACGCTGCCGTCATGTCCTTCGCCACCTTCGGCTTCGCCTATGTGGCACGGCCGGTGGGCGCCGTCATCCTGGGCCACTTCGGTGACCGCGTGGGCCGGCGGAAGGTCCTGATGTTCACGCTGCTGCTGATGGGCGCCTCGACGTTCCTGATCGGCTGCCTGCCCGACTTCAACACCGTGGGCTGGTGGGCTCCGGCCCTGCTGGTGCTGGCGCGGCTTTGCCAGGGCCTCTCCGCAGCGGGCGAGCAGGCCGGCGCATCCTCCATGACGCTGGAACACGCACCGGACAACCGCCGCTCCTTCTTCACTTCCTGGACCCTCACCGGCACCCAGGGCGGCCAGATCCTCGCCGCCCTCGTCTTCATCCCCGTCCTCGCCCTTCCGGACGAGATCAAGTACGGCATCGGCTGGCGCGTCCCGTTCTGGCTCAGCGCCGTCGTCGTTCTTGTTGCGTTCTTTATCCGCCGCACACTGCATGAGCCCCCGGCGTTCGAAGAAGCCCAGAAAACCGCCCAGATCTCCAAGCTTCCGGTCGCCGATCTCCTCAAGGACCACTGGCGCGACGTGCTCCGCGTAGTCTGCTGTGCCTTCATCGCCGCCGTCTCCACGGTGTTCGGCACGCTCGCCATCAGCTACGCCAAGACCGTTGCCGGTGTTGACGGCACCACCACACTCTGGCTGGTGGTCGGCGCCAACCTGGTCGCTTTGGGCACCCAGCCGCTGTTCGGCAAGCTCGCGGACCGGATCGGCCGCAAGCCGGTCTTCATCTACGGTGCCGTGGCCAGCGCCATCCTGACTCCGGTGTTCCTGCTCAGCCTGGAATCCGGCAGCATCCCGCTGATGTTCCTCGCGGCCATCGGCTTCTTCTCCTGCGGCTACGCGGCCTCCAACGCAGTCTGGCCGTCCTTCTACGCCGAGATGTTCAGCACCAAGGTCCGCTTCTCCGGCCTGGCGATCGGTACGCAGCTGGGCTTCCTGATGGCAGGCTTCGCCCCGGCCATCGTGGCAGCCATGGGCGGCATCAAGCCCGGCGGCTGGGTCCAGATCAGCGTCTTCACCGCCATCATCTGCGGCATCTCGGCCATCTCCGCCCTGACGGCCAAGGAGACTTTCAACGTCCCCACCAAGCAGCTCGGCCTGAAGTAG